The Quercus robur chromosome 3, dhQueRobu3.1, whole genome shotgun sequence DNA segment TCTTCCTTCAGCTGGCAGAGTCCGTGCATCTGCTAGGTCTGCTGAGAGGACAGCTGCCAAACATGATGCACTGAGTGAGTTGCGAGCAAAACGGTTGAAACAACAGGACTCAGAGGCTCAtcataaatcaaaggatgcaTCAAGAGGAAGTTCAGGTAGCCAGGGTATTTCACCTATCAAACAGAAAGCCTTCATTGCAGCAAATTCCAGCAGTTCCAGCGAGAGTGAGAGTGTTAGTAGATCTGACAGTGAAGATGAAGAATCTACTGGGGAAGGCTTTGTTGACAGTGATGAGGATGGGAGCATGCCTGGTTCTGAGGTTCCAACATTTGAGGATATAAAGGAAATTACCATTCGGAGGTCAAATCTTGCGAAATGGTTTATGGAACCATTCTTTGAGGAGTTAATCGTAGGTTGTTTTGTGAGGATTGGAATTGGAAGGTCGAAGGTTGAGTCTATTTACAGGCTCTGCTTGGTCCAGGGTGTTGATGCCACATGCCCTGACCAACAATACAAACTAGAGGGCAAAATCACTCATAAGTATCTGAATTGTGTTTGGGGCAGTGATAGCTCTGCTGCTAGGTGGCAGATGGCTATGGTTTCGGATTCAGCACCACGTGAGGAGGAGTTTAAACAATGGGTTAGGGAGATGGAGCGAAGTGGTTGTAGGATGCCAAGAAAACAGGCTGTGTTGGAAAAGAGGGAGAGCATtctaaaaccctacacatatgTTTACTCAGCTGCCACAGTGAAGCAAATGTTGCAGGAGAAGAAAAGCACCACATCACGGCCACTAAACATTGCAGTTGAGAAGGACCGCTTGAGGAGGCAGTTGGAAGTAGCGGTAAGTAAGCATGATGAGGTGGAGGTGGAGAGAATCAAGACTAAGCTGCAGGAATTGGAAGCAACCCGGCTACCCCTGGAGAAAGATGCAAAGGCTATTAGGCTATCTGAAATGAACAGAAAGAACAGGTTTGAGAATTTCAAAAATGCATCAACAATGAAATCGGTAAATGCAAGTTTAAAAGCTGGGGAGGACGGGTATGATCCCTTTTCAAGGAGATGGACAAGGTCGAGGAATTACTATGATCCAAAGCCTGGTGAAGACAATGAGGATAAAGCAGCAAACAATGGTACTGCTAGTGCTGACAAAAATGGGACAGGATCAAAGGTAACGACAGAGGCTGGCATGGAAACTACAGAAGCAGCCTTAGAAGCTGCAGCTGGTGCAGGGAAATTGGTTGACACTAGTGCTCCTGTAGATCATGGAACAGTGTCAAATATAATGCACAATTTTGAGCTGCCTATCTCATTGGCTACTCTTCAGAGTTTTGGTGGACCCCAGGGTGCTCAACGTGGATTCTTGGctaggaaacaaaaaatagaggcTACTGTTGGATACCGAGTCCCAGAGAATGATGGAAAGAGACATGCTCTGACACTAACCATTAGTGACTACAAGAGAAGGAGAGGGCTGCTTGAATGTGATGATCAAAGATGAGTTTTTACCCAGTTATGATAATTTTGGTTTGATAGGCTGTGCTTTTCTTTTAGGGAAAGCTTAATGTAGATGGTTCAATCTGTTAGCTTTTTGATGTCCTAGAACAAAAGTTAGAccacttttatgtttttaacaatgCTATGTATACTGTCTATGGTTTTGTTATGTGTAATTTTGCTCCACATGGTGTATAAAATCTTATTAT contains these protein-coding regions:
- the LOC126716793 gene encoding protein RTF1 homolog, which codes for MADLENLLLEAAGRTSLARRNRKQLPPSRKHHEGSYSDGGSDSRDEDSDDERNYARRKPSRSQVPLKKRFDLSERDNEHESHEERNHDSGFDHEGNISDESDVGSDLYKDDNDRQRLAEMTELEREMILSERASKKNDKVLKEKLRSKGNSVTSALSRKGTPPLPSAGRVRASARSAERTAAKHDALSELRAKRLKQQDSEAHHKSKDASRGSSGSQGISPIKQKAFIAANSSSSSESESVSRSDSEDEESTGEGFVDSDEDGSMPGSEVPTFEDIKEITIRRSNLAKWFMEPFFEELIVGCFVRIGIGRSKVESIYRLCLVQGVDATCPDQQYKLEGKITHKYLNCVWGSDSSAARWQMAMVSDSAPREEEFKQWVREMERSGCRMPRKQAVLEKRESILKPYTYVYSAATVKQMLQEKKSTTSRPLNIAVEKDRLRRQLEVAVSKHDEVEVERIKTKLQELEATRLPLEKDAKAIRLSEMNRKNRFENFKNASTMKSVNASLKAGEDGYDPFSRRWTRSRNYYDPKPGEDNEDKAANNGTASADKNGTGSKVTTEAGMETTEAALEAAAGAGKLVDTSAPVDHGTVSNIMHNFELPISLATLQSFGGPQGAQRGFLARKQKIEATVGYRVPENDGKRHALTLTISDYKRRRGLLECDDQR